A section of the Drosophila subobscura isolate 14011-0131.10 chromosome A, UCBerk_Dsub_1.0, whole genome shotgun sequence genome encodes:
- the LOC117889609 gene encoding uncharacterized protein LOC117889609 yields the protein MSERKDNSAQKAERGFQLEGKLRDDNKIQGAVKSFDLSLDALEADLKKALSAHKDPLLSVDERIKLDSYLVYLTTTLYWMYLKLQGSDVSKHGITHDLGRVKEILARSKEINASLEAPRLDMPATKRFIAAGMHTRFVDMDGVMVTEEQYKRSLLNAGKSKIDK from the exons ATGTCGGAAAGAAAAGATAACAGTGCGCAAAAAGCCGAGCGAGGCTTTCAGCTAGAGGGAAAACTGCGAGACGACAATAAAATTCAAGGAGCTGTTAAAAGCTTTGATTTAAGCCTTGATGCATTAGAGGCCGACCTGAAAAAAGCGCTTTCAGCGCATAAAGATCCACTTCTGAGCGTAGATGAACGTATCAAATTGGATAGTTATTTGGTATACTTAACTACCACATTATATTGGATGTATTTAAAGTTACAGGGCTCAGATGTATCTAAG CATGGTATAACCCATGATTTGGGTCGCGTAAAAGAAATTTTGGCTAGAAGCAAGGAAATAAATGCATCACTCGAAGCTCCTCGCTTAGATATGCCTGCAACCAAGCGATTTATTGCTGCTGGAATGCACACACGTTTTGTGGATATGGACGGTGTAATGGTTACTGAAGAACAATACAAACGAAGTCTTTTGAACGCTGGGAAGAGTAAAATAGACAAATAG